In Anopheles gambiae chromosome 2, idAnoGambNW_F1_1, whole genome shotgun sequence, a single window of DNA contains:
- the LOC133391705 gene encoding histone H1-like: MADSAATEVPAAAAAAPAPTAKSPKKPKAAAGPKKPKQPAAHPPVNEMLLAAVKALNERNGSSLQAIKKYVAANYKADVTKLATFLKKALKTAVANGKLVQTKGTGASGSFKLSAAAKKPAVEKKKKAAAPKKSASAADKKKKTAAKKPAGEKKAAAKKTTKKADGAAAKKPKAAAAKKPKAADGAKKAAKKPAAPKQKSTKPTKAAAAKPKAPKPKKAAAPAKKAAAPKKAAAPKKAAAPKKAAAAKKLHFGTHNRKLSQRPSFKASSHIVYLFPTPL; this comes from the exons ATGGCCGATTCCGCAGCGACCGAAGTCccggctgcagcagctgctgccccAGCCCCCACGGCCAAGTCACCGAAGAAGCCAAAGGCGGCCGCCGGCCCCAAGAAGCCCAAGCAGCCAGCGGCACATCCTCCGGTCAACGAGATGCTGCTGGCCGCCGTCAAGGCACTCAACGAACGCAACGGTTCCTCGCTGCAGGCGATCAAGAAGTACGTGGCGGCCAACTACAAGGCTGACGTGACCAAGCTGGCCACCTTCTTGAAGAAGGCCCTCAAGACTGCCGTCGCCAACGGCAAGCTGGTCCAGACCAAGGGAACCGGTGCGTCGGGCTCATTCAAGCTCTCGGCCGCAGCTAAGAAGCCAGCggtggagaagaagaagaaggcagCGGCCCCCAAGAAGTCGGCCTCTGCCGcggacaagaagaagaagaccgcAGCCAAGAAGCCCGCCGGAGAGAAGAAGGCCGCCGCCAAGAAGACCACCAAGAAGGCTGACGGTGCCGCCGCCAAGAAACCGAAGGCCGCCGCAGCTAAGAAACCCAAGGCCGCCGACGGAGCGAAGAAAGCCGCCAAGAAACCGGCAGCCCCGAAGCAGAAATCCACCAAGCCAACCAAGGCCGCGGCTGCCAAGCCGAAAGCACCGAAACCAAAGAAGGCAGCAGCTCCCGCCAAGAAGGCCGCCGCTCCCAAGAAGGCTGCCGCACCCAAGAAAGCCGCTGCCCCCAAAAAGGCAGCTGCAGCCAAGAA ATTACATTTTGGCACGCACAACAGGAAATTATCCCAACGGCCAAGCTTTAAGGCCAGCTCACACATCGTCTACTTATTCCCAACTCCGCTGTGA
- the LOC133391829 gene encoding histone H1-like encodes MADSAATEVPAAAAAAPAATAKSPKKPKAAAGPKKPKQPAGHPPVNEMLLAAVKALNERNGSSLQAIKKYVAANYKADVTKLATFLKKALKTAVANGKLVQTKGTGASGSFKLSAAAKKPAVEKKKKAAAPKKSASAADKKKKTAAKKPAGEKKAAAKKTTKKADGAAAKKPKAAAAKKPKAADGAKKAAKKPAAPKQKSTKPSKAAAAKPKAPKPKKAAAPAKKAAAPKKAAAPKKAAAPKKAAVAKK; translated from the coding sequence ATGGCCGATTCCGCAGCGACCGAAGTCccggctgcagcagctgctgccccAGCCGCCACGGCCAAGTCACCGAAGAAGCCAAAGGCGGCCGCCGGCCCCAAGAAGCCCAAGCAGCCAGCGGGACATCCTCCGGTCAACGAGATGCTGCTGGCCGCCGTCAAGGCACTCAACGAACGCAACGGTTCCTCGCTGCAGGCGATCAAGAAGTACGTGGCGGCCAACTACAAGGCTGACGTGACCAAGCTGGCCACCTTCTTGAAGAAGGCCCTCAAGACTGCCGTCGCCAACGGCAAGCTGGTCCAGACCAAGGGAACCGGTGCGTCGGGCTCATTCAAGCTCTCGGCCGCAGCTAAGAAGCCAGCggtggagaagaagaagaaggcagCGGCCCCCAAGAAGTCGGCCTCTGCCGcggacaagaagaagaagaccgcAGCCAAGAAGCCCGCCGGAGAGAAGAAGGCCGCCGCCAAGAAGACCACCAAGAAGGCTGACGGTGCCGCCGCCAAGAAACCGAAGGCCGCCGCAGCTAAGAAACCCAAGGCCGCCGACGGAGCGAAGAAAGCCGCCAAGAAACCGGCAGCCCCGAAGCAGAAATCCACCAAGCCATCCAAGGCCGCGGCTGCCAAACCGAAAGCACCGAAACCAAAGAAGGCAGCAGCTCCCGCCAAGAAGGCCGCCGCTCCCAAGAAGGCTGCCGCACCCAAGAAAGCCGCTGCCCCCAAAAAGGCAGCTGTAGCCAAGAAGTAA